cgcccctttatactgtggtcgtgccggtagtgacgtcataggctgtcgccggccaacatgtggtgtttttgtatatatgcttcagacacgggtcacgctgatggcgttccccatagcgacccctagaggacgcagtgtctcgttccctactcagggaaccatggttacatatgtaacctgagacgttcttAATGATAACCAGTTAATGCAGACAGGAGAAGGTACTGCAGGTGCCATTTTTAAGATACTAGGAAATCAGGCGTTACCAGAAATAGAAAATACACGGGAGCAACTGGGTATGCAGAGTTCAGGATCAGTGAGATTAACCTCTGGTTCGCCTAGTTGGACTTATGTAGCACACGCTGTGATGACAGATTGTAAAGCAAAATTATGTACAATCAAACGCTCAGAGTTAGAAGCCGAAACAATAATGTCGTCCTTGATTCAGATAGCAATCAGTAGAGgagttaaaataatacatttaacttTAATGGGGACAGGACAGTTTGGGCATTCAGAAATAGCAGTTATGAGAGGGATATTGACAGGAATAATAAAGAATTCAGATActgaatctttaaaaataaacttactAATGAATGACAGAAATAGAGGAAAATTTAACCAAATTTTCAATGAGAGAAAGGGAGCAATAGAGCCTTTCGGAGCAGCAGTTTCTGCCGCAGCAAAAGAGGAGATAATTCATCAAAGTCAGTCAGTAGTAGAACTGAGCAGTGCAGATGAAGAACTAGAAAGTGAGGACTCATATTCATCAACACTAAGTACAGAAAGTGAGAATAGTGTGATGGAATtatcaataaaaaagaaagaaacgaGATTAAAACATAAGAAAGGAGGAATATTACCGTTACAGAGAGTAACAAAACAAATTCAGAATGATTGGCTTGAAGTAGAAATGAAAggaactaaatataaaaatcccACTAGTAAGAATAGGGGAAGAGAATTAACAAGAAAATGGGATAGAAAGATTATTCCTAATAATAACTTAACTTATGGACAGATGAGAACAGCTAGCCAGTCACCTCCTGCTTTACAAATAGCTAAACATGAAGGCTGGTCTAAATCaggaaaacaaattatatttcaggAAGGTTATGAATTTAATAGGAAAATAGTTAGAGAACTGgagaaaataataaagaatttaaaagctgaaatgcaGCAGTTGAGGAGAGAATTAGACACAGTAAAGGGTCAGCAAGCTATAGCGAGATTAGGATCTGGAACATCTGAGAGCTGGGAGAGCGAAGACACAGATCAGGAGAGAAAAAGCAGAAGAGGTGCTTATTCTCCTAATGCTGGAATTAGGGATTTTCCAGTGAGACAGTTAGAATTTACAACTCCGAAGCAGAGTAGAGAAGAGCATGATATACAAGCGAAATTATTAGAACTGCAACTGACAGATGCAGTAAGAAAACAGATAGGACCCAAAAAGAAAGGAGAAGATTATAGTGCTTATACGGATCGTATAATTAAAGCCGCAGGAAATGCAAGTTTGAGTTGCGAAGCCGTAACTCGTCTAGTTCATACATGCACAGGCCATGCAATATCTGCAGAAGCTATAGAAAAGGTTAGAAACTTAACAGGAACGGAGGATAAATATTCTCAGTTGAAAGACGTTAATTAATGCGTCTGAAGATCAAGTTCCATTGTTAAGTGTATGGTTATCAATAGAAGAAGAGATACCTATGACAGATAAGGTTAGACTGTTAAGGGATGTAGGAAGAAACATTCCAGGGGGATATAAATTAATAGCAATTCTAAATACCGTAACTAAAAAACAAATAGAGAGACTTGCTGAATATGATTTAAATTCCCAACATTTAAGAGTAGTGAGGAGAAAAGAACCTCAAAATAAGAATATGCAAAAACTGCAGAAATGTAATTCTCCAAAAATGCAGAGTAGCAAAATGAGTGAAAGAAAACTCTATAATACTCGTTTTCAAACCAGACAGAGAGAAggaaatagaaatattgtacCGAGAACAGAAACTCAGAGTACAAAAATCTGGAAGAGAAATAACACAAGAGAGACAAGTTACATTCCAGATGATAAATGGGGAATAATGACCCCAGAAGAAAGAAGTGAAGTAATTCAAAAGCGTAAAACAGAAACCTTGAACGCTAATAAAGTTAGGCGTACAAAGATAGCAGTCAAAAAAGACATGCAGTCAGATGCTGGAAGCACAAAAAAGGCAGTGgagaaaaaacaagaaacaacGCAATGAGAATTACTTGGCCTGTTGAAGAGGGACATTTGTGACCAGAGAGTAATAGAAAAAGAAGATAATTTACTTGTCAATTTGGAAGGAATAGAGTATCTTGTAGATACGGGAGATCAGATGACCTCTACAACAGAGCCAATACAATTTacagataatattttaattcaagcTTATAATGGTAAAATAGAGGAAGAACAAATGGGAGAAAAGCTTggtattaaaatgataaaaggaTCAGAGAACCTGTTAGCTGCAAAAGATCTAAAGAAAGTCTTTAGATTAAAAGAAGTAGATATTGAATCGGAATTAAAAAGGATACGTAGTAAAATGATAGGATCAGAAGAGGTGAAAGATGAATTAATACAATTCTTGAGAGTAGTACCTTATGGAAGATATAAAAATGATTGCGGAAAGGTTAGTAATATATATGAGCATGAAATACTAGGTGGAATACATAAACCACAACGTCAGTATCCGATTAATAAAATGGCTAAAGAAGAGTTAAATCAAACGATACAATAATTAGTTGAACAGGGAGTTCTGAGAGAAGTTACATCTGCTGTAACAAATAGTCCCATAcaatcccaggtgaaaaagacgtagtattaaatgtattaaaaatatacttgaaatccaagtagtatgtttataatacatttgtattcccaacatgcttatttgaagtgcattaaaaatatattgaattgcattttaatatatttctaaaaagtacactagaagtacttttgtattaaagatatgcttagttatacttctaaaaaatatgctaaacacaagcatatttttaatgtattttaaaaaagtatactagaaatacgttggtaataaatatatgcttaattacacttttaaggaatatgctaaacacaagcacactataactatatttctaaaaagtatagtagaaatacgttggtaataaatatatgcttaattacacttttaaggaatatactaaacacaagcatacttttagtgatgttttagtgtatttacagaaaacataggctatgttacacttacttaaagtatattttatgtgtactttgtgtaagaacataaaatgcttacacttttagtaggtttttaatgtactttatattgcagtaggcctacacatggttatattttaaatagcctatttatgtacttataattttaatatttggaaaagtacaatattttgaaaaacatttttaacatttacaatgtacaaacctttgtcaaatattattaaccattgcaatatttaaaatatgttgtttaatatgggttatgctactttggttgattaggctgttgttcagtatgatacattaattgttataagctaggtgtttataaatttgttcaagcttgatgcctttattttctaatatatatttctgaaattcccacaaggatttcaacatcatatctggaaaaaaaacgggggaaaaaaacaacgtttatttgtgtttaaattaaaacaatacagACTAAAccctgattggttccagagccattgaacggctctgattggttcgtatgataatgagctcgcagcagagagcttcgtaaatcaaatatgatgtgcgtgcaaatgtccgttgaatgtgaatataagtctaaatttaaacagtattatatagagcgatcgtgtctctttagggcgcttggaggaaaccacgcaatttatatggattactttggcgatgtttttttgcgatgaactttttgaaacgtgaacatctttgattaatcttttcatcggagggacatacatctctcagatttcatatcttcgcttttctttcgaagatgaacgaaagtcttagatggtttggagcatcttaagggtgagtgatggcagaattcaaattgttttgggggaattatgaaattaattagaaaatatgtaagggataattaacggctagctgtgcattaaacgatttgcaggacgtggaggcgaagaaccacccgacgcgcagtggagtgcattcaaatcgtttaatgcacagctagctgttgattatcctgtttatgccatggtcatttgccagcattcacatattaaagatgttaataatatttgtgctgcaatatttgactggAACGATacaaatgacggttattttcgtctgtattactattcaactgtaactgtatgttactatggttaccaatgttaaaGCGCATTAATATATAACGTGAACAATGACTTGAAGTGAGTAATTTCTGCATCAACTACTGTCAccaaacaaaaatgcaaaaaatacgATGTTGTGTTgctttaaacatgttttaagTAAGGCATGACATTACATGAAATATGTAGTCATGTATTGCATTCAATTCAATGCACTGCAGCAATTAATTACCTGCCAAATAGCCGTAGACTTCAACCTCACAAAGACTAAGAGTCTTCCAATCTCCAGGAATATGAACAGTCACGTGACGTCCCTCCATCCCATTACATGAGTAGCTGTAGGACTCACCTGCTGGAATAGCAGGAATAACAGCACATCTACAGACAGAGAAACACAATTGGAGAACACGGTCACATCAGTCCTTCACATTTGTTCTTGATATCCCACATTATTTCAACCTCAAGTTTCTCACATGGGATTGTTGTTGCCGTTGTTCTCCAAAGAGTTTCCGATGCGAATGTCCGCTCCGTTTATTCGTTCTGCATAGCTGTATTTTCTGTTAGTGATGACCACTTCACTAACTCGATGAACATCATGCAGATCCAGCCTCCACCATGGGTTCGTCTCATTAAGGGTTGAGGTGCATGCTGTATTCAATTGCTGGAAGCCACGATTACTATCAACAGCCTTTTCAGCAAACCAGCTCGCAAATGTCGATGACTGTATAACGGCTCCTCCTACTGCACGATTTCCTGGGAAATTAATAAACCCGATGTGGTCCATGTTTATGCACAATTTGAACAAGCGCGAATGAGTCTTATGTGGAAGAttatttctgccacagaattaaaaaaaaacaaaatagtcagaattgtgagctaAAAAAAATGCCAATgacctttttttcccctttctttttctctttttttttattgcaagaTACAAAATCTGAATTCAGTGAAAaatgtgagatgtaaacttgcaattaTGATTATATAGGTACAACTGCTACATAAAGCATGTTTTAACTCCATTTAACTCTGAGCATCCTCTGTCTGAACCACTTAAGCTGGGGGGGCAGGTAGTGGAGCAGGTTGAGGCTTTACTTATTTGGGCGCTGAGATTGACAGGCATTTATCTTTTACACAGCAGTCAAATAGTGTGTATAAGAAAGCTCAACAACGATTATCTCTTTTGAGAAGGCTAAAGGGCTTTAATGTAAGACAGGATATCTTAAAAGTAGTAGAGAGATCATAGGGTCCTATATGTCAAACATTTGATTGATGAGGGTCATAAAAATGTCACCCCCCACCCCCCTAACCGGACACCTGTTTTGGACACCTGTTCGGACCTCTGAATTTATAACCCCCTCATGTTGTTCGGGAATGTGTTTTAGTGTGGGTCTGTTGAAACTGTTCAAAAACTATgtgctttaaactttaaaatgtgaaatgtagCATGATTATTAAACGGGATAAAGGGAAGTTTTTCTatgttacaatttttaaaagttaGAGTTTGTTACAAgttagaaaagaaaagaaaaatgctgaCTATCTTACCtgatctaaaacaaaaaagtatgaAGCGAACATTAAGCAATAAGATACTTGTCAAAATCTTGTAACATTACACTTTAAAACTAGTTTGTCACAACAgtagaaaagttaaacaaaagaaaaagaacctTGTATCTTATGGTGATCTAAAGCATCAGATGCGGTCGTTAAAACACCAGCATAAGATACTTGTCAAAATCTAATGTTGTACGCTACCATTAGctacaattttaaaaagctaGACTTTGTTACTGACAGaaagttaaacaaaagaaaaagaccTGACCATCTTACGCTGATACATCCTCACACCCGGCTGTCAAAACTCGAACGAGCTTACGTCCGGTCCCACTCAAACCACACCCACTAACCGCCTCTAACACATGCCTAACACCGGAGGCCACAAAGATagatttaacattaaaacaaagtTATTTTTGAGAAATCTTTGACATTTCTTAATTGATGAAAGTATTCACAATtcatcctaaagcttttcactttaaaaattagGTTAGTCTTAAAAGTTTTTCCTTTTAAATAATCACCTCTAAGCCACAggaaaaatgttgtttgttttgttttattttagtttggaTTGGTTGTTCACACATAATTTAGTAattcctttatttactctttgatttttgtcaagCTTAAGACTTCTGGCTTGCTAAGACTTGCGGTGTGGTATAACAGTTAAAACACACGAATGCGCGCACAAAATCTAACtggaatgaaagcaaatgtttttgtttgtgtaataAGATCAAGACAGTTTTACTCTTTGTTTTTTCGTCCCGTAACGCATTATCTATCAGTTGAAACAGGCGTACGTCTAAACTTTTTACAACGTCATACAAGATGCAAAGATTTCGTTTCGCGCAATGCGATGAAACGAGAGAAggttgtaataaataaataaataaataaataaaacatctaaaggtgtttctggGGTTGCGACTCATTTGCAATCTAATGAGTTTTTGAGGGATCTGGCATTGTGAACTTTTGTGGTGTGTCAGGTAAGAACTTCAGTGATCAAAACAGATCATTTTCTAAGATGTTCATTGATCAAAGTATGTCCATTGTCCCACTTTTTTACAACATGCACCTGTGAATGAAGCGGGGGGTCTTCTGGTGCtgaaaaatacattaacaaCAAGGTGAAATAAATAGGGAGGTTCAAggtgattgtttttaataagaTGGTCTATGCTGTaggaaaatgttgtttaaatttagttaatttagtacatttggtaacactttagaatagggaacacttattcactattaactgcaACTtgtccctcaataaattcctgatttgctgcttattaatagttagtaaggtagttgttaagtttaggtattgggtaggagtAGGGATGTacaataaggtcatgtagaataaggcattaatatgtgcttaattagtactaataactggctaatattctagtaatatgcatgctaataagcaactagttaagagaccctaaataaagtgttatcatttgttttagttacatttattattttattcatatattttcaaGCCTCAACACAAACATACTGTAACAGAGTATAGTCAACAGGCTAGTCCGCACTGTTGATCGCAGCCAGGCATTGGTGGGtggattaaatgtaaaaagccTTGGCTAACAAATTGGTCTATTTGTCCTTAGAGTAAATACATTCCATTTATTTTTAGAGCTGCTTGACAGCAGAATTTAATTATGTTTgcataattgaaatattaactttatttatatattatattactgcattaatattactatttaatatCTTTGAAACAATGTATAAAGCGCTACAGAGATAAAGGTGACGTGATTTGACTTGATCGGAGAAGTGCCGTAGAGATTAAAGTACAATTTATGTCCTACTAatgatattgtttttacatgcaCAGCGATGGTTTgtagtttacatgtatatacgtACATATACAAGTCTTACATTTATAACTATTCCCCGCCTCCAGTTCACTCACGcgtttgaagatgaaacgtcACATGGAGC
The sequence above is a segment of the Onychostoma macrolepis isolate SWU-2019 chromosome 07, ASM1243209v1, whole genome shotgun sequence genome. Coding sequences within it:
- the LOC131543906 gene encoding fucolectin-like translates to MDHIGFINFPGNRAVGGAVIQSSTFASWFAEKAVDSNRGFQQLNTACTSTLNETNPWWRLDLHDVHRVSEVVITNRKYSYAERINGADIRIGNSLENNGNNNPICAVIPAIPAGESYSYSCNGMEGRHVTVHIPGDWKTLSLCEVEVYGYLAAPHISRHARVKINPCHPNWEVLQVKRKSKAKDPAEG